ATGTTTACCGTTCCCTCCATGACGGCTCCTGCGGCAAGAAGAAAGGCTGTTATTGCGAGCATAAGCAAGAAGGGATTGGCGCCCAGGGTCAATATAAAGGTCGACATTTTGGCAGGAACTTTTTCAAAGGCCAGGGCATACATGACAATTGCGGCCATAGAGACGATAAGCATGATTATCGAGGTATCTTCGGCGGCATCTCGCATAACTTCCCAGAACTTTTTCCAGTCGAGCTCGCGGTGGATAAATTTACCCACAATGAGAGCATAAAAAACAGCAAATGCTGCTGCTTCTACCGGGGCGAAAATGCCAAAGCGCAGCGTTATGACCAAAAACAGGGGAAACAGCAAAGCCCATATTGACTCACGCAAAGCTGTAAATATTTCCTGGGTGGAACTTCTTCTCCTTCTTCTTTCCCAATCATACTTGTTGCGCACAGCTTTCCAGTGGGTTACCCCCATCATGGTGAGACCCATAAGTATGCCGGGTATTATACCGGCGATAAAGAGTTTTCCAACGGACACTCGCCCGACGTAACCGTAAAGTACGAGACCAATGCTTGGAGGAATGACTGCTGCACTGAGTGAACTACAGGCTAATACTGCCGCAGAAAAGCCGTCATCGTAACCCCTGCGTCGCATCTCGGGGAGAAGAATCCTGGTTTCCATTGCCGCGTCTGCATTTGAAGAGCCGGACACTCCTCCCATGAACATACTGAGGACACAGCTCACCTGGCCTAAGGAACCCGGTAGGTGGCCTACCAGGGCATCTGCTAAACGAATAAGTCGTACGGTTATTCCGGAAGCATTCATAAGGTGGCCAGCTAGAAGGAAAAAAGGTACGGCAAGTAAGGGAAAAGATTGAGTTCCTGAAACCAGCCTTTGAGCTACTATGGGAAGGGGAATACTGGATTGGGTTAAAAAGTACATTATCCCAG
This portion of the Thermatribacter velox genome encodes:
- a CDS encoding TRAP transporter large permease, with product MSFLYAGLTFIVLLLFNVPIAFTLGITGIMYFLTQSSIPLPIVAQRLVSGTQSFPLLAVPFFLLAGHLMNASGITVRLIRLADALVGHLPGSLGQVSCVLSMFMGGVSGSSNADAAMETRILLPEMRRRGYDDGFSAAVLACSSLSAAVIPPSIGLVLYGYVGRVSVGKLFIAGIIPGILMGLTMMGVTHWKAVRNKYDWERRRRRSSTQEIFTALRESIWALLFPLFLVITLRFGIFAPVEAAAFAVFYALIVGKFIHRELDWKKFWEVMRDAAEDTSIIMLIVSMAAIVMYALAFEKVPAKMSTFILTLGANPFLLMLAITAFLLAAGAVMEGTVNILLLTPILLPLVVQAGFDPVHFGIIMGILIQIGGVTPPVGVNMYTVCSLGGIPVEKYIKHSWPYIFALIGLVILLILIPQLSLILVGLMR